Proteins from one Erythrolamprus reginae isolate rEryReg1 chromosome 6, rEryReg1.hap1, whole genome shotgun sequence genomic window:
- the SRPK2 gene encoding SRSF protein kinase 2 isoform X5: MSSRKVLALQARRRRPKHPAAPGRKEKQPPHHKKPEPQQKVPSAPPPPPPPPPPPLPEPTPPEPEEEILGSDDEEQEDPADYCKGGYHPVKIGDLFNGRYHVIRKLGWGHFSTVWLCWDMQGKRFVAMKVVKSAQHYTETALDEIKLLKCVRESDPGDPNKDMVVQLIDDFKISGMNGIHVCMVFEVLGHHLLKWIIKSSYQGLPIHCVKSIIRQVLQGLDYLHSKCKIIHTDIKPENILMCVDDTYVRRMAAEATEWQKAGAPPPSGSAVSTAPQQKPIGKISKNKKKKLKKKQKRQAELLEKRLQEIEELEREAERKKTEENITSTIPSNDQEDGYHPEVKLKSVELEEVVDEEPGNEDGETEDQDEKEDTEKENTEKDDLEQELANSESADPAWIESPKTNGHIIDGPFSLEEQIEEEDEDEEDSPNTEQYNLDEPNTKSEYSYSSSYEQFNGELPNGRHNIPESQYDEFSASVFPGALDSVACGSVVSEESTVTEREESTPSHDRSRTVSASSTGDLPKTKTRAADLLVNPLDPRNADKIRVKIADLGNACWVHKHFTEDIQTRQYRSIEVLIGAGYSTPADIWSTACMAFELATGDYLFEPHSGEDYSRTKVRLYCCCCLLKKVPWLALDFCDFVGNMKRRLLRTISFQK; encoded by the exons GCCAGAGCCTCAACAAAAAGTTCCCTctgcaccgccgccgccgccgcctcctcctccaccaccgtTGCCGGAACCGACGCCGCCAGAACCAGAGGAAGAAATTCTGGGATCCGACGATGAAGAGCAAGAAGACCCTGCAGATTATTGCAAAG GTGGCTACCATCCAGTGAAAATTGGAGATCTTTTCAACGGTCGATACCACGTTATCAGAAAATTAGGATGGGGTCACTTCTCTACCGTCTGGCTATGCTGGGACATGCA GGGGAAACGGTTTGTCGCCATGAAAGTTGTCAAAAGCGCTCAACATTATACAGAGACAGCCTTGGATGAAATAAAATTGCTGAAATGT GTTCGCGAAAGTGATCCTGGCGATCCAAATAAAGACATGGTGGTCCAATTAATTGACGACTTTAAAATTTCTGGCATGAACGGCATAC ATGTCTGTATGGTTTTTGAAGTACTTGGACATCACCTTTTAAAATGGATAATTAAATCCAGCTATCAGGGCCTTCCGATCCATTGTGTGAAAAGCATAATCCGGCAG GTACTGCAGGGTTTAGATTACCTCCACAGCAAATGTAAGATCATTCATACGGATATCAAACCAGAAAACATCTTGATGTGCGTCGATGACACCTACGTGCGGAGAATGGCGGCGGAAGCGACGGAGTGGCAAAAAGCGGGGGCGCCTCCTCCCTCCGGCTCAGCAG TAAGTACTGCCCCGCAACAAAAGCCC attgggaagatatctaaaaataaaaagaagaagctaaaaaaaaagcagaagagGCAGGCTGAGCTCCTGGAAAAACGTCTGCAGGAAATCGAGGAATTGGAGCGGGAGGCCGAGAGGAAGAAAACGGAAGAAAACATCACCTCTACCATCCCGTCCAATGACCAAGAGGACGGCTACCACCCCGAAGTTAAACTAAAAAGCGTAGAATTAGAAGAAGTGGTGGATGAAGAACCCGGAAACGAAGACG GCGAAACGGAAGACCAAGACGAGAAAGAagacacagaaaaagaaaacacagagAAAGACGACCTGGAGCAAGAACTAGCCAATTCAGAGTCGGCGGATCCCGCGTGGATAGAATCTCCCAAAACCAACGGCCACATTATCGACGGCCCTTTCTCCCTGGAAGAACAGATCGAGGAGGAAGACGAAGATGAGGAAGATAGCCCCAACACCGAACAATATAATCTCGATGAGCCAAACACCAAAAGCGAATACAGTTATAGTAGCTCTTACGAACAATTTAACGGCGAATTGCCAAACGGACGTCATAACATTCCGGAATCACAATACGATGAATTTTCCGCTTCGGTGTTTCCCGGAGCTTTAGATTCCGTCGCTTGTGGTTCAGTGGTTTCCGAAGAATCGACGGTAACCGAACGAGAAGAAAGCACTCCGTCCCACGACCGGAGCAGGACGGTTTCTGCATCCAGTACGGGAGACTTGCCAAAAA caAAAACTCGGGCTGCTGATTTGCTGGTGAATCCTTTAGATCCGAGAAACGCCGATAAAATTAGAGTTAAAATTGCCGACCTGGGGAACGCTTGCTGGGTG cataaaCATTTTACGGAAGACATCCAGACCCGACAGTACAGATCGATCGAAGTTTTAATAGGTGCCGGTTACAGTACACCCGCTGATATCTGGAGTACGGCATGTATG GCCTTTGAGTTGGCAACCGGAGACTATCTTTTCGAGCCACATTCCGGTGAAGACTATTCTAGGACGAAGGTAcgtttgtattgttgttgttgtcttttaaaaaaagtacctTGGCTTGCTTTGGACTTTTGTGACTTTGTAGGGAACATGAAGAGACGGCTCCTGAGAACAATTTCATTTCAAAAATAA
- the SRPK2 gene encoding SRSF protein kinase 2 isoform X2: MSVNSEKSSSSERPEPQQKVPSAPPPPPPPPPPPLPEPTPPEPEEEILGSDDEEQEDPADYCKGGYHPVKIGDLFNGRYHVIRKLGWGHFSTVWLCWDMQGKRFVAMKVVKSAQHYTETALDEIKLLKCVRESDPGDPNKDMVVQLIDDFKISGMNGIHVCMVFEVLGHHLLKWIIKSSYQGLPIHCVKSIIRQVLQGLDYLHSKCKIIHTDIKPENILMCVDDTYVRRMAAEATEWQKAGAPPPSGSAVSTAPQQKPIGKISKNKKKKLKKKQKRQAELLEKRLQEIEELEREAERKKTEENITSTIPSNDQEDGYHPEVKLKSVELEEVVDEEPGNEDGETEDQDEKEDTEKENTEKDDLEQELANSESADPAWIESPKTNGHIIDGPFSLEEQIEEEDEDEEDSPNTEQYNLDEPNTKSEYSYSSSYEQFNGELPNGRHNIPESQYDEFSASVFPGALDSVACGSVVSEESTVTEREESTPSHDRSRTVSASSTGDLPKTKTRAADLLVNPLDPRNADKIRVKIADLGNACWVHKHFTEDIQTRQYRSIEVLIGAGYSTPADIWSTACMAFELATGDYLFEPHSGEDYSRTKVRLYCCCCLLKKVPWLALDFCDFVGNMKRRLLRTISFQK, translated from the exons GCCAGAGCCTCAACAAAAAGTTCCCTctgcaccgccgccgccgccgcctcctcctccaccaccgtTGCCGGAACCGACGCCGCCAGAACCAGAGGAAGAAATTCTGGGATCCGACGATGAAGAGCAAGAAGACCCTGCAGATTATTGCAAAG GTGGCTACCATCCAGTGAAAATTGGAGATCTTTTCAACGGTCGATACCACGTTATCAGAAAATTAGGATGGGGTCACTTCTCTACCGTCTGGCTATGCTGGGACATGCA GGGGAAACGGTTTGTCGCCATGAAAGTTGTCAAAAGCGCTCAACATTATACAGAGACAGCCTTGGATGAAATAAAATTGCTGAAATGT GTTCGCGAAAGTGATCCTGGCGATCCAAATAAAGACATGGTGGTCCAATTAATTGACGACTTTAAAATTTCTGGCATGAACGGCATAC ATGTCTGTATGGTTTTTGAAGTACTTGGACATCACCTTTTAAAATGGATAATTAAATCCAGCTATCAGGGCCTTCCGATCCATTGTGTGAAAAGCATAATCCGGCAG GTACTGCAGGGTTTAGATTACCTCCACAGCAAATGTAAGATCATTCATACGGATATCAAACCAGAAAACATCTTGATGTGCGTCGATGACACCTACGTGCGGAGAATGGCGGCGGAAGCGACGGAGTGGCAAAAAGCGGGGGCGCCTCCTCCCTCCGGCTCAGCAG TAAGTACTGCCCCGCAACAAAAGCCC attgggaagatatctaaaaataaaaagaagaagctaaaaaaaaagcagaagagGCAGGCTGAGCTCCTGGAAAAACGTCTGCAGGAAATCGAGGAATTGGAGCGGGAGGCCGAGAGGAAGAAAACGGAAGAAAACATCACCTCTACCATCCCGTCCAATGACCAAGAGGACGGCTACCACCCCGAAGTTAAACTAAAAAGCGTAGAATTAGAAGAAGTGGTGGATGAAGAACCCGGAAACGAAGACG GCGAAACGGAAGACCAAGACGAGAAAGAagacacagaaaaagaaaacacagagAAAGACGACCTGGAGCAAGAACTAGCCAATTCAGAGTCGGCGGATCCCGCGTGGATAGAATCTCCCAAAACCAACGGCCACATTATCGACGGCCCTTTCTCCCTGGAAGAACAGATCGAGGAGGAAGACGAAGATGAGGAAGATAGCCCCAACACCGAACAATATAATCTCGATGAGCCAAACACCAAAAGCGAATACAGTTATAGTAGCTCTTACGAACAATTTAACGGCGAATTGCCAAACGGACGTCATAACATTCCGGAATCACAATACGATGAATTTTCCGCTTCGGTGTTTCCCGGAGCTTTAGATTCCGTCGCTTGTGGTTCAGTGGTTTCCGAAGAATCGACGGTAACCGAACGAGAAGAAAGCACTCCGTCCCACGACCGGAGCAGGACGGTTTCTGCATCCAGTACGGGAGACTTGCCAAAAA caAAAACTCGGGCTGCTGATTTGCTGGTGAATCCTTTAGATCCGAGAAACGCCGATAAAATTAGAGTTAAAATTGCCGACCTGGGGAACGCTTGCTGGGTG cataaaCATTTTACGGAAGACATCCAGACCCGACAGTACAGATCGATCGAAGTTTTAATAGGTGCCGGTTACAGTACACCCGCTGATATCTGGAGTACGGCATGTATG GCCTTTGAGTTGGCAACCGGAGACTATCTTTTCGAGCCACATTCCGGTGAAGACTATTCTAGGACGAAGGTAcgtttgtattgttgttgttgtcttttaaaaaaagtacctTGGCTTGCTTTGGACTTTTGTGACTTTGTAGGGAACATGAAGAGACGGCTCCTGAGAACAATTTCATTTCAAAAATAA
- the SRPK2 gene encoding SRSF protein kinase 2 isoform X3 — translation MSSRKVLALQARRRRPKHPAAPGRKEKQPPHHKKPEPQQKVPSAPPPPPPPPPPPLPEPTPPEPEEEILGSDDEEQEDPADYCKGGYHPVKIGDLFNGRYHVIRKLGWGHFSTVWLCWDMQGKRFVAMKVVKSAQHYTETALDEIKLLKCVRESDPGDPNKDMVVQLIDDFKISGMNGIHVCMVFEVLGHHLLKWIIKSSYQGLPIHCVKSIIRQVLQGLDYLHSKCKIIHTDIKPENILMCVDDTYVRRMAAEATEWQKAGAPPPSGSAVSTAPQQKPIGKISKNKKKKLKKKQKRQAELLEKRLQEIEELEREAERKKTEENITSTIPSNDQEDGYHPEVKLKSVELEEVVDEEPGNEDGETEDQDEKEDTEKENTEKDDLEQELANSESADPAWIESPKTNGHIIDGPFSLEEQIEEEDEDEEDSPNTEQYNLDEPNTKSEYSYSSSYEQFNGELPNGRHNIPESQYDEFSASVFPGALDSVACGSVVSEESTVTEREESTPSHDRSRTVSASSTGDLPKTKTRAADLLVNPLDPRNADKIRVKIADLGNACWVHKHFTEDIQTRQYRSIEVLIGAGYSTPADIWSTACMAFELATGDYLFEPHSGEDYSRTKIT, via the exons GCCAGAGCCTCAACAAAAAGTTCCCTctgcaccgccgccgccgccgcctcctcctccaccaccgtTGCCGGAACCGACGCCGCCAGAACCAGAGGAAGAAATTCTGGGATCCGACGATGAAGAGCAAGAAGACCCTGCAGATTATTGCAAAG GTGGCTACCATCCAGTGAAAATTGGAGATCTTTTCAACGGTCGATACCACGTTATCAGAAAATTAGGATGGGGTCACTTCTCTACCGTCTGGCTATGCTGGGACATGCA GGGGAAACGGTTTGTCGCCATGAAAGTTGTCAAAAGCGCTCAACATTATACAGAGACAGCCTTGGATGAAATAAAATTGCTGAAATGT GTTCGCGAAAGTGATCCTGGCGATCCAAATAAAGACATGGTGGTCCAATTAATTGACGACTTTAAAATTTCTGGCATGAACGGCATAC ATGTCTGTATGGTTTTTGAAGTACTTGGACATCACCTTTTAAAATGGATAATTAAATCCAGCTATCAGGGCCTTCCGATCCATTGTGTGAAAAGCATAATCCGGCAG GTACTGCAGGGTTTAGATTACCTCCACAGCAAATGTAAGATCATTCATACGGATATCAAACCAGAAAACATCTTGATGTGCGTCGATGACACCTACGTGCGGAGAATGGCGGCGGAAGCGACGGAGTGGCAAAAAGCGGGGGCGCCTCCTCCCTCCGGCTCAGCAG TAAGTACTGCCCCGCAACAAAAGCCC attgggaagatatctaaaaataaaaagaagaagctaaaaaaaaagcagaagagGCAGGCTGAGCTCCTGGAAAAACGTCTGCAGGAAATCGAGGAATTGGAGCGGGAGGCCGAGAGGAAGAAAACGGAAGAAAACATCACCTCTACCATCCCGTCCAATGACCAAGAGGACGGCTACCACCCCGAAGTTAAACTAAAAAGCGTAGAATTAGAAGAAGTGGTGGATGAAGAACCCGGAAACGAAGACG GCGAAACGGAAGACCAAGACGAGAAAGAagacacagaaaaagaaaacacagagAAAGACGACCTGGAGCAAGAACTAGCCAATTCAGAGTCGGCGGATCCCGCGTGGATAGAATCTCCCAAAACCAACGGCCACATTATCGACGGCCCTTTCTCCCTGGAAGAACAGATCGAGGAGGAAGACGAAGATGAGGAAGATAGCCCCAACACCGAACAATATAATCTCGATGAGCCAAACACCAAAAGCGAATACAGTTATAGTAGCTCTTACGAACAATTTAACGGCGAATTGCCAAACGGACGTCATAACATTCCGGAATCACAATACGATGAATTTTCCGCTTCGGTGTTTCCCGGAGCTTTAGATTCCGTCGCTTGTGGTTCAGTGGTTTCCGAAGAATCGACGGTAACCGAACGAGAAGAAAGCACTCCGTCCCACGACCGGAGCAGGACGGTTTCTGCATCCAGTACGGGAGACTTGCCAAAAA caAAAACTCGGGCTGCTGATTTGCTGGTGAATCCTTTAGATCCGAGAAACGCCGATAAAATTAGAGTTAAAATTGCCGACCTGGGGAACGCTTGCTGGGTG cataaaCATTTTACGGAAGACATCCAGACCCGACAGTACAGATCGATCGAAGTTTTAATAGGTGCCGGTTACAGTACACCCGCTGATATCTGGAGTACGGCATGTATG GCCTTTGAGTTGGCAACCGGAGACTATCTTTTCGAGCCACATTCCGGTGAAGACTATTCTAGGACGAAG
- the SRPK2 gene encoding SRSF protein kinase 2 isoform X4, giving the protein MSSRKVLALQARRRRPKHPAAPGRKEKQPPHHKKPEPQQKVPSAPPPPPPPPPPPLPEPTPPEPEEEILGSDDEEQEDPADYCKGGYHPVKIGDLFNGRYHVIRKLGWGHFSTVWLCWDMQGKRFVAMKVVKSAQHYTETALDEIKLLKCVRESDPGDPNKDMVVQLIDDFKISGMNGIHVCMVFEVLGHHLLKWIIKSSYQGLPIHCVKSIIRQVLQGLDYLHSKCKIIHTDIKPENILMCVDDTYVRRMAAEATEWQKAGAPPPSGSAVSTAPQQKPIGKISKNKKKKLKKKQKRQAELLEKRLQEIEELEREAERKKTEENITSTIPSNDQEDGYHPEVKLKSVELEEVVDEEPGNEDGETEDQDEKEDTEKENTEKDDLEQELANSESADPAWIESPKTNGHIIDGPFSLEEQIEEEDEDEEDSPNTEQYNLDEPNTKSEYSYSSSYEQFNGELPNGRHNIPESQYDEFSASVFPGALDSVACGSVVSEESTVTEREESTPSHDRSRTVSASSTGDLPKTKTRAADLLVNPLDPRNADKIRVKIADLGNACWVHKHFTEDIQTRQYRSIEVLIGAGYSTPADIWSTACMAFELATGDYLFEPHSGEDYSRTKTT; this is encoded by the exons GCCAGAGCCTCAACAAAAAGTTCCCTctgcaccgccgccgccgccgcctcctcctccaccaccgtTGCCGGAACCGACGCCGCCAGAACCAGAGGAAGAAATTCTGGGATCCGACGATGAAGAGCAAGAAGACCCTGCAGATTATTGCAAAG GTGGCTACCATCCAGTGAAAATTGGAGATCTTTTCAACGGTCGATACCACGTTATCAGAAAATTAGGATGGGGTCACTTCTCTACCGTCTGGCTATGCTGGGACATGCA GGGGAAACGGTTTGTCGCCATGAAAGTTGTCAAAAGCGCTCAACATTATACAGAGACAGCCTTGGATGAAATAAAATTGCTGAAATGT GTTCGCGAAAGTGATCCTGGCGATCCAAATAAAGACATGGTGGTCCAATTAATTGACGACTTTAAAATTTCTGGCATGAACGGCATAC ATGTCTGTATGGTTTTTGAAGTACTTGGACATCACCTTTTAAAATGGATAATTAAATCCAGCTATCAGGGCCTTCCGATCCATTGTGTGAAAAGCATAATCCGGCAG GTACTGCAGGGTTTAGATTACCTCCACAGCAAATGTAAGATCATTCATACGGATATCAAACCAGAAAACATCTTGATGTGCGTCGATGACACCTACGTGCGGAGAATGGCGGCGGAAGCGACGGAGTGGCAAAAAGCGGGGGCGCCTCCTCCCTCCGGCTCAGCAG TAAGTACTGCCCCGCAACAAAAGCCC attgggaagatatctaaaaataaaaagaagaagctaaaaaaaaagcagaagagGCAGGCTGAGCTCCTGGAAAAACGTCTGCAGGAAATCGAGGAATTGGAGCGGGAGGCCGAGAGGAAGAAAACGGAAGAAAACATCACCTCTACCATCCCGTCCAATGACCAAGAGGACGGCTACCACCCCGAAGTTAAACTAAAAAGCGTAGAATTAGAAGAAGTGGTGGATGAAGAACCCGGAAACGAAGACG GCGAAACGGAAGACCAAGACGAGAAAGAagacacagaaaaagaaaacacagagAAAGACGACCTGGAGCAAGAACTAGCCAATTCAGAGTCGGCGGATCCCGCGTGGATAGAATCTCCCAAAACCAACGGCCACATTATCGACGGCCCTTTCTCCCTGGAAGAACAGATCGAGGAGGAAGACGAAGATGAGGAAGATAGCCCCAACACCGAACAATATAATCTCGATGAGCCAAACACCAAAAGCGAATACAGTTATAGTAGCTCTTACGAACAATTTAACGGCGAATTGCCAAACGGACGTCATAACATTCCGGAATCACAATACGATGAATTTTCCGCTTCGGTGTTTCCCGGAGCTTTAGATTCCGTCGCTTGTGGTTCAGTGGTTTCCGAAGAATCGACGGTAACCGAACGAGAAGAAAGCACTCCGTCCCACGACCGGAGCAGGACGGTTTCTGCATCCAGTACGGGAGACTTGCCAAAAA caAAAACTCGGGCTGCTGATTTGCTGGTGAATCCTTTAGATCCGAGAAACGCCGATAAAATTAGAGTTAAAATTGCCGACCTGGGGAACGCTTGCTGGGTG cataaaCATTTTACGGAAGACATCCAGACCCGACAGTACAGATCGATCGAAGTTTTAATAGGTGCCGGTTACAGTACACCCGCTGATATCTGGAGTACGGCATGTATG GCCTTTGAGTTGGCAACCGGAGACTATCTTTTCGAGCCACATTCCGGTGAAGACTATTCTAGGACGAAG ACCACATAG
- the SRPK2 gene encoding SRSF protein kinase 2 isoform X1, translated as MSSRKVLALQARRRRPKHPAAPGRKEKQPPHHKKPEPQQKVPSAPPPPPPPPPPPLPEPTPPEPEEEILGSDDEEQEDPADYCKGGYHPVKIGDLFNGRYHVIRKLGWGHFSTVWLCWDMQGKRFVAMKVVKSAQHYTETALDEIKLLKCVRESDPGDPNKDMVVQLIDDFKISGMNGIHVCMVFEVLGHHLLKWIIKSSYQGLPIHCVKSIIRQVLQGLDYLHSKCKIIHTDIKPENILMCVDDTYVRRMAAEATEWQKAGAPPPSGSAVSTAPQQKPIGKISKNKKKKLKKKQKRQAELLEKRLQEIEELEREAERKKTEENITSTIPSNDQEDGYHPEVKLKSVELEEVVDEEPGNEDGETEDQDEKEDTEKENTEKDDLEQELANSESADPAWIESPKTNGHIIDGPFSLEEQIEEEDEDEEDSPNTEQYNLDEPNTKSEYSYSSSYEQFNGELPNGRHNIPESQYDEFSASVFPGALDSVACGSVVSEESTVTEREESTPSHDRSRTVSASSTGDLPKNPRNADKIRVKIADLGNACWVHKHFTEDIQTRQYRSIEVLIGAGYSTPADIWSTACMAFELATGDYLFEPHSGEDYSRTKVRLYCCCCLLKKVPWLALDFCDFVGNMKRRLLRTISFQK; from the exons GCCAGAGCCTCAACAAAAAGTTCCCTctgcaccgccgccgccgccgcctcctcctccaccaccgtTGCCGGAACCGACGCCGCCAGAACCAGAGGAAGAAATTCTGGGATCCGACGATGAAGAGCAAGAAGACCCTGCAGATTATTGCAAAG GTGGCTACCATCCAGTGAAAATTGGAGATCTTTTCAACGGTCGATACCACGTTATCAGAAAATTAGGATGGGGTCACTTCTCTACCGTCTGGCTATGCTGGGACATGCA GGGGAAACGGTTTGTCGCCATGAAAGTTGTCAAAAGCGCTCAACATTATACAGAGACAGCCTTGGATGAAATAAAATTGCTGAAATGT GTTCGCGAAAGTGATCCTGGCGATCCAAATAAAGACATGGTGGTCCAATTAATTGACGACTTTAAAATTTCTGGCATGAACGGCATAC ATGTCTGTATGGTTTTTGAAGTACTTGGACATCACCTTTTAAAATGGATAATTAAATCCAGCTATCAGGGCCTTCCGATCCATTGTGTGAAAAGCATAATCCGGCAG GTACTGCAGGGTTTAGATTACCTCCACAGCAAATGTAAGATCATTCATACGGATATCAAACCAGAAAACATCTTGATGTGCGTCGATGACACCTACGTGCGGAGAATGGCGGCGGAAGCGACGGAGTGGCAAAAAGCGGGGGCGCCTCCTCCCTCCGGCTCAGCAG TAAGTACTGCCCCGCAACAAAAGCCC attgggaagatatctaaaaataaaaagaagaagctaaaaaaaaagcagaagagGCAGGCTGAGCTCCTGGAAAAACGTCTGCAGGAAATCGAGGAATTGGAGCGGGAGGCCGAGAGGAAGAAAACGGAAGAAAACATCACCTCTACCATCCCGTCCAATGACCAAGAGGACGGCTACCACCCCGAAGTTAAACTAAAAAGCGTAGAATTAGAAGAAGTGGTGGATGAAGAACCCGGAAACGAAGACG GCGAAACGGAAGACCAAGACGAGAAAGAagacacagaaaaagaaaacacagagAAAGACGACCTGGAGCAAGAACTAGCCAATTCAGAGTCGGCGGATCCCGCGTGGATAGAATCTCCCAAAACCAACGGCCACATTATCGACGGCCCTTTCTCCCTGGAAGAACAGATCGAGGAGGAAGACGAAGATGAGGAAGATAGCCCCAACACCGAACAATATAATCTCGATGAGCCAAACACCAAAAGCGAATACAGTTATAGTAGCTCTTACGAACAATTTAACGGCGAATTGCCAAACGGACGTCATAACATTCCGGAATCACAATACGATGAATTTTCCGCTTCGGTGTTTCCCGGAGCTTTAGATTCCGTCGCTTGTGGTTCAGTGGTTTCCGAAGAATCGACGGTAACCGAACGAGAAGAAAGCACTCCGTCCCACGACCGGAGCAGGACGGTTTCTGCATCCAGTACGGGAGACTTGCCAAAAA ATCCGAGAAACGCCGATAAAATTAGAGTTAAAATTGCCGACCTGGGGAACGCTTGCTGGGTG cataaaCATTTTACGGAAGACATCCAGACCCGACAGTACAGATCGATCGAAGTTTTAATAGGTGCCGGTTACAGTACACCCGCTGATATCTGGAGTACGGCATGTATG GCCTTTGAGTTGGCAACCGGAGACTATCTTTTCGAGCCACATTCCGGTGAAGACTATTCTAGGACGAAGGTAcgtttgtattgttgttgttgtcttttaaaaaaagtacctTGGCTTGCTTTGGACTTTTGTGACTTTGTAGGGAACATGAAGAGACGGCTCCTGAGAACAATTTCATTTCAAAAATAA